The following proteins are co-located in the Vicia villosa cultivar HV-30 ecotype Madison, WI unplaced genomic scaffold, Vvil1.0 ctg.000422F_1_1, whole genome shotgun sequence genome:
- the LOC131628099 gene encoding E3 ubiquitin-protein ligase CIP8-like, which yields MSEAPSQPPLPSSETPPPYWCYHCDKHVSVETVANVPDVICGDCKNGFVESIPTPSRTRSPSSSSDDPYFGSQFLQVLRLIAESSREDDVSPPPPPSRSPEEDFLRIELSGWNHNEEDDDDAFHTDGEDDEGSVEEVEDRPGNEDPNMDDEDMRRRRRDLLRHRIRDLATRTRSMQNRILDWAEILMGLEDNSIEFRLQGPESERYVGNPEDYVDAADYEALLQTLAESDGSGRRGAPPASKSAVEGLPTVKIASESEVVACAVCKDMLGVGDMAKRLPCGHEYHGDCIVPWLSSRNSCPVCRFELPTDDKEYEEERASGSGRGGASAV from the coding sequence ATGTCGGAAGCACCGTCTCAGCCACCACTCCCCTCCTCCGAGACACCTCCTCCTTACTGGTGCTACCACTGCGACAAACACGTCTCCGTTGAAACGGTCGCTAATGTCCCCGACGTCATCTGCGGCGATTGCAAAAACGGTTTCGTCGAATCCATCCCCACACCTTCTCGAACTCGCTCACCGTCCTCTTCCTCCGATGATCCTTACTTTGGTTCCCAATTTCTTCAGGTTCTTCGCCTAATCGCTGAATCGTCGCGTGAAGACGACGTGTCTCCTCCCCCTCCTCCGAGTCGTTCTCCGGAAGAGGATTTTCTTAGGATCGAACTCAGTGGTTGGAACCACAACGAGGAAGATGACGATGATGCGTTTCACACCGacggtgaagatgatgaaggtagCGTCGAGGAGGTGGAAGATCGACCTGGCAACGAGGATCCGAATATGGACGATGAAGATATGAGACGAAGGAGACGCGATCTGTTACGGCATCGGATTAGGGATTTGGCGACGCGGACTCGAAGTATGCAGAATCGGATCTTGGATTGGGCCGAGATTTTGATGGGATTGGAAGATAATTCGATTGAATTTCGTCTTCAGGGACCGGAATCGGAGCGGTATGTTGGAAATCCAGAGGATTACGTTGACGCGGCGGATTATGAAGCGTTGCTGCAGACGCTGGCGGAGAGTGATGGAAGTGGGAGGAGAGGAGCTCCGCCGGCGTCAAAGTCTGCTGTGGAAGGTTTACCGACGGTTAAGATTGCGTCGGAGAGTGAAGTGGTTGCTTGTGCTGTGTGTAAGGATATGCTTGGTGTTGGAGACATGGCGAAGAGATTGCCGTGTGGGCATGAGTATCATGGAGATTGCATTGTTCCGTGGTTGAGTAGTAGAAATTCTTGTCCTGTTTGCAGGTTTGAGCTTCCAACAGATGATAAAGAGTATGAAGAAGAGAGAGCTTCGGGTTCGGGGCGCGGTGGAGCTTCCGCCGTGTGA